One segment of Thermosipho africanus Ob7 DNA contains the following:
- a CDS encoding DNA polymerase III subunit alpha yields the protein MITAIVSPYSFSGSILKIEDAVKYASINGARCLILCDTNFHATVKFIDICKSYGIKPIISFKHNNKVFYAKNTYELYELFEAYNKNDFSKISLNYIPLDEIYFAYYLPGQRYLYEIFSKFLGCNPVEKGVLKKIYCDLQVSDYNIKSDQVLPKANKNFLEFKNVKNPIYKKRIEKEVSIIKEKNFVDYFFTVYKIVKIAKKNNIKIGPGRGSAVGSLVSYFLGITSVDPIKYDLLFERFLNKGRNEPPDIDLDVEDTKRKLLIEKIREEFKYVYYITTFSSIGEKTLKKIAYENKISSDKIKYLLNLPIHKSVHAAGIIISKEKINVPIKDQTIEWDMESLHKIGYIKFDLLGLKTLTILSELEKKFGVPRLNDQKTFHLISKGFTNGIFQLDSNLGKKVIRTIKPRNIKELSIALSLNRPGPLKAGIDKKYANSKIENSSQKLDVLKDTNGVLIFQEQIMKIATEYANFTEEEADVFRKAVSKKDKQIMKPLLKKLKDGLLKKLNPNIVNELIETIIEFSEYAFNKSHAIAYAHITYYLSYFKTHFPKQFYKTILKYDSSKSEKIILELHARGFKVIPPNLTQNELENLENNIFEIPITLISGINEKTGLQIIKNKPYNSLQNFLQKNPNINYSIIESLIKIGSFDYLSDSRRALLVQLKELRTGINTKMLEISSSLFGKKFSNEYKIEKSWERCDMEYTTVGFCISKPVEKVENKLSPLSLALSRSQKIASHVSVIGGYATDGISTIKLNVPDGEYTIIPEKDFLIFQGQRKILYEIEKLNAKEDIEKGNEFEYVSLKEKRIKIKNARPVLDEYTIFVEGEKNVY from the coding sequence ATGATTACTGCAATAGTTAGTCCATATTCATTTTCAGGATCAATTTTAAAAATTGAAGACGCAGTTAAATATGCAAGCATTAATGGAGCAAGATGCTTGATTCTTTGTGATACTAATTTTCATGCTACTGTTAAATTTATTGACATATGTAAAAGTTATGGTATCAAACCTATTATTTCATTTAAACATAATAATAAAGTATTTTATGCAAAAAATACATATGAATTATACGAACTATTTGAAGCATATAACAAAAATGATTTTTCAAAAATAAGCTTAAATTACATCCCTTTAGATGAAATATATTTTGCTTATTATCTTCCAGGTCAAAGGTATTTATACGAGATTTTTTCAAAATTTTTAGGTTGTAATCCTGTAGAAAAAGGAGTTTTAAAAAAGATTTACTGCGACCTACAAGTATCAGATTATAACATAAAATCAGATCAAGTACTTCCGAAGGCAAACAAAAATTTTCTTGAATTTAAAAATGTTAAGAATCCCATCTACAAAAAAAGAATAGAAAAAGAAGTGTCAATAATAAAAGAAAAAAATTTTGTTGATTACTTTTTTACAGTTTATAAAATCGTTAAAATAGCGAAAAAGAATAACATAAAGATTGGACCTGGACGTGGAAGTGCCGTTGGTTCATTAGTTTCATACTTTCTTGGAATAACAAGCGTAGACCCCATTAAATACGATCTACTGTTTGAAAGGTTTTTGAATAAAGGAAGAAATGAACCACCTGATATTGATTTAGATGTAGAAGATACAAAAAGAAAGTTATTAATTGAAAAGATTAGGGAAGAATTTAAATATGTATATTACATTACAACATTTTCAAGTATTGGAGAAAAAACTTTAAAAAAAATTGCTTATGAAAATAAAATATCTTCAGACAAAATTAAATATCTTTTAAATCTTCCAATACATAAAAGTGTTCATGCTGCTGGAATAATCATCTCCAAAGAAAAGATTAATGTTCCAATAAAAGATCAAACAATAGAATGGGATATGGAATCACTTCATAAAATTGGATATATTAAATTTGATCTACTTGGTTTGAAAACTCTTACTATTTTATCAGAACTTGAGAAAAAATTTGGAGTTCCAAGGTTGAATGATCAAAAAACGTTCCATTTAATCTCAAAAGGTTTTACAAATGGTATATTTCAACTTGACAGTAATTTAGGAAAAAAAGTTATTAGAACCATAAAACCTAGAAATATAAAAGAATTATCTATAGCTTTATCATTAAACAGACCTGGTCCTTTAAAGGCTGGAATAGATAAAAAATATGCTAATTCAAAAATTGAAAATAGTTCACAGAAATTAGATGTTCTCAAAGATACTAATGGAGTATTAATATTTCAAGAACAAATAATGAAAATTGCCACTGAATATGCAAATTTCACAGAAGAAGAAGCGGATGTTTTTAGAAAGGCGGTTTCCAAAAAAGACAAGCAAATTATGAAACCTCTTTTAAAAAAATTAAAAGATGGACTTTTGAAAAAACTTAATCCAAATATTGTAAATGAATTGATAGAGACAATAATAGAATTTTCAGAATATGCTTTTAACAAATCTCATGCAATTGCTTATGCTCATATCACATACTACCTATCATATTTTAAAACTCATTTTCCAAAACAGTTTTACAAAACAATTTTAAAATATGATTCTTCAAAATCTGAAAAAATAATCTTAGAGCTTCATGCAAGAGGATTTAAAGTTATTCCACCAAACCTTACTCAAAACGAATTGGAAAATTTAGAAAATAATATTTTCGAAATTCCTATAACCTTAATTTCTGGAATTAATGAAAAAACTGGGTTGCAAATCATCAAAAACAAACCTTACAATTCATTACAAAATTTCTTGCAAAAAAATCCAAACATCAATTATTCTATTATAGAATCGCTTATAAAAATTGGAAGCTTTGATTACCTATCAGATAGCAGAAGAGCACTTCTTGTTCAGTTAAAAGAATTAAGAACCGGAATTAATACAAAAATGTTAGAAATATCTAGTTCACTCTTTGGAAAAAAGTTTTCCAACGAATACAAAATAGAAAAAAGCTGGGAACGATGCGACATGGAATATACAACTGTAGGATTTTGCATTTCAAAACCTGTAGAAAAGGTCGAAAACAAATTATCCCCTCTTTCTTTAGCATTATCTCGAAGTCAAAAAATTGCATCCCATGTTTCAGTAATTGGTGGATATGCAACAGATGGAATTTCTACTATAAAATTAAACGTACCTGATGGTGAATATACGATTATACCAGAGAAAGATTTTTTAATCTTTCAAGGTCAAAGAAAAATTTTGTACGAAATTGAAAAACTAAATGCTAAAGAAGATATTGAAAAGGGAAATGAATTTGAATATGTTTCACTTAAAGAAAAAAGAATAAAAATAAAAAATGCAAGACCTGTTTTAGATGAATATACAATCTTCGTAGAAGGTGAAAAAAATGTTTATTAA
- the rpe gene encoding ribulose-phosphate 3-epimerase produces the protein MVKLSGSILAANLSNLESEIKRVEKFIDEIHFDTMDGHFVPNLTFGYPLIEAVKNCTNLPIDVHLMVTNPEFHVEKLKEFDIQRITVHLETTYHIHRLISRIKEYGFEAFVALNPGTPLYLIEEIIPFLDGVLVMSVNPGFSGQKFIAKSIEKIKTLKSWKEKYGLNFSIAVDGGINETNADVVSSAGADILVMGYGIFKNNNLEQFSKLLKK, from the coding sequence ATGGTTAAGTTAAGTGGTTCAATACTTGCTGCAAACTTATCAAATCTTGAAAGTGAAATTAAAAGAGTAGAAAAATTCATTGACGAAATTCACTTTGACACTATGGATGGGCATTTTGTTCCTAACTTAACATTTGGCTATCCCTTAATAGAAGCTGTTAAAAACTGCACCAACCTGCCTATAGATGTGCATCTTATGGTAACAAATCCTGAGTTTCATGTTGAGAAACTAAAAGAGTTTGATATTCAAAGAATTACTGTTCATTTAGAAACTACATATCATATACACAGATTGATATCAAGAATTAAAGAATACGGTTTTGAAGCATTTGTTGCATTAAACCCAGGCACACCTTTATACTTAATTGAAGAAATTATACCTTTTTTAGACGGCGTGCTAGTAATGAGTGTAAATCCAGGATTTTCAGGTCAAAAATTTATTGCAAAGTCAATTGAAAAAATAAAAACACTAAAAAGTTGGAAAGAAAAATATGGCTTAAACTTTTCAATCGCAGTTGACGGTGGGATTAATGAAACCAATGCTGATGTTGTTTCTTCAGCTGGTGCAGACATACTCGTAATGGGATATGGTATTTTTAAAAATAACAATCTAGAACAGTTCAGTAAACTTTTGAAGAAATGA
- a CDS encoding purine-nucleoside phosphorylase → MNEKIKETVDFIKNQIKILPDIGLILGSGLGFLAEKIENSTEISYKDIPNFPYSTVPGHEGKLVFGNLSGKNVVVLKGRFHLYEGWNPETIKFVIYTLRELGVERLLITNAAGGINRDFEPGDVVLIKDIINFQFRNPLRGSNDEYFGPRFPDMSSVVDFEWYEKVKKEFPNLKEGVYMAVLGPSYETPAEIRAFKRLGADLVGMSTVPEIIAAKHCGIKTLSFSCVTNMAAGILDTPLSHKEVVEVANRVKDTFSKIILKTLEVL, encoded by the coding sequence ATGAATGAAAAAATAAAAGAAACTGTTGATTTTATAAAAAATCAAATAAAAATTTTACCTGATATTGGATTAATATTGGGTTCGGGATTAGGTTTTTTAGCTGAGAAAATTGAAAATTCAACAGAAATATCGTATAAAGATATTCCTAATTTTCCATATTCTACCGTTCCTGGGCATGAAGGAAAATTGGTGTTTGGCAATTTGTCAGGTAAAAATGTTGTAGTTTTAAAAGGAAGATTCCATTTATATGAGGGTTGGAATCCTGAGACAATAAAGTTTGTAATTTATACATTAAGAGAATTAGGTGTTGAGAGATTACTTATTACAAATGCAGCAGGTGGAATAAATAGAGATTTTGAGCCTGGAGATGTTGTATTAATAAAAGATATAATCAATTTTCAATTTAGAAATCCTTTAAGAGGCTCGAATGATGAATATTTTGGGCCAAGATTTCCTGATATGTCCAGTGTAGTTGATTTTGAATGGTATGAAAAAGTTAAGAAAGAGTTTCCTAACTTAAAAGAAGGTGTCTATATGGCAGTTTTGGGACCAAGCTATGAAACTCCTGCTGAAATTAGAGCATTTAAAAGATTGGGTGCGGATTTAGTTGGGATGTCAACTGTTCCTGAGATAATCGCCGCAAAGCATTGTGGTATTAAAACATTGTCTTTTTCATGTGTAACTAATATGGCTGCTGGAATTTTAGATACCCCATTATCACATAAAGAGGTTGTTGAAGTTGCAAATAGGGTGAAAGATACATTTTCAAAAATTATATTAAAAACTTTGGAGGTGCTCTGA
- a CDS encoding DHH family phosphoesterase, with protein sequence MVANNFLNIVANLKQANKVLVLGHIMPDGDDISSVLSLTLGLKKLGKEVIPAIDWKIPSYLGEIDEVLLIKSFEEIDIKNFAPDIIAIVDASSPDRVGRFSQYLNDYNVLVIDHHATNTLFGNINWVDPTFGATAQMILRINRELEVEYDERLALINLLGIETDTGFFRYSNADERVFKDAAALISLGAKPDVIARMVLENKRLEQFKLLSRMIEKLKIESDGLLAYSYLSKEDYEELNCTDEDSGGFVSEIRSIKGVEVAIFFYEYTEGEIHISFRSKEWFDVSKVALLIGGGGHPRAAGASVKGKIEDIVDEVVKLTISEIKNQKP encoded by the coding sequence TTGGTAGCAAATAATTTTTTAAATATAGTTGCAAATTTGAAACAAGCTAATAAAGTTTTGGTTTTAGGACATATTATGCCTGATGGTGATGATATAAGTTCAGTATTGTCTTTAACGCTTGGTTTGAAAAAGCTTGGTAAAGAAGTTATTCCAGCTATTGATTGGAAGATACCATCTTACCTTGGTGAAATAGACGAAGTTTTGCTTATAAAATCTTTTGAAGAGATAGATATAAAAAATTTTGCACCGGATATTATTGCAATAGTAGATGCGTCAAGTCCAGACAGAGTTGGGCGTTTTTCACAATATTTGAATGATTATAATGTTTTAGTAATAGATCATCATGCAACTAATACATTGTTTGGAAATATTAATTGGGTCGATCCAACGTTTGGTGCTACAGCTCAAATGATATTAAGAATAAACAGAGAATTAGAAGTAGAGTATGATGAAAGACTTGCTTTAATAAATTTACTTGGAATTGAGACAGATACAGGCTTTTTTAGGTATTCTAATGCTGATGAAAGAGTTTTTAAGGATGCGGCAGCTCTAATTTCTCTTGGCGCAAAGCCAGATGTGATTGCTAGAATGGTTTTAGAAAATAAAAGATTGGAACAATTTAAGCTTCTATCAAGAATGATAGAAAAACTCAAAATAGAGTCTGATGGACTTTTAGCTTATTCTTATTTAAGTAAAGAAGATTATGAAGAGTTAAATTGTACAGATGAAGATAGTGGGGGGTTTGTAAGCGAGATACGTTCAATAAAAGGTGTTGAAGTTGCAATATTTTTTTATGAGTATACTGAAGGTGAAATCCATATCAGTTTTAGATCGAAAGAATGGTTTGATGTAAGTAAAGTTGCGCTGTTAATTGGTGGAGGGGGTCATCCTAGGGCTGCTGGAGCTTCAGTTAAAGGAAAAATAGAGGATATTGTGGATGAGGTTGTAAAACTGACTATATCTGAAATTAAAAATCAAAAGCCATGA
- a CDS encoding GGDEF domain-containing protein: MKIVKFFRKTYNGDEFLIEEDGKLKRIKKINKEIISNFRDFSIFLNLISYVDEFLKPERFFVEEDFYTVVFPYYGENEINIEKLSVDSKDLIAYKMLNIAQQVFHIPNLSFPVFSYDDILLNENDVIIQPPIWLSKNIVPPKNFRTFVAPEFEKEFKFSDRSVVYVFGKALEGLDLENEFFRSIIPNMVKEELNERTIHFVAPSLYQTFVNDEFVIPIIERPELYKILELVNEKSYKFIGVVGDQRLGKTTLLNMLQDRLQMEGKIVLRPTSITQLVNQLLQVAAGKVADEILEELFNVIKNGGKIDVIVPLVGEVMDSIGELFILVDDYQEKFDNFKAFLKELILLNFVNKHQIIAFSTEEFDEFEFIIEVNKFSKDDIKKILKKSFVKINGIDILTDFLFKISSGYPGILVEVLKLLVGKRILVKNIEKRVWECDFDRLSYTNIDQVYDISQNLDEDLFLKAKNIAILGQKFTDEELELLEEVCDISFQNLVKLLEGKGILYREYNVWRFTLRQYWEKFYEKIDDKEHMHKKLIEKYSKMTFFGVYQKIAWHYKMLNQESKAIIYYIKSIRRGLEEYYSPNLLLYLISETEKLIPKDKILYTLLRFKLEVYRRVFKEVDFEIPDENIFEYLKILKMQINFQYDALKKYFEEDKERLNGYGLVGSYWRKLLYYQTLYVLEEYEKIDLEVLQKISDIPCTTSFVCSLKIGALLLLGNFYSQRNRLLSDFYFEKAKNIAKKNKIYHLLSIVYKDLSFNTSNMIIADNLLDKSIQYAEKAGLSNIAILSTLDKIRIMLYMGQIDKFFIELNKVRKIAKLRNLKPELASTHSLEVLYHIYNREFEEGYNDLQNFKRILDTVSIRGRYLRTLIMLYLFSERFTEAKKIYENVKDKSVFRQYGFDYFLKLAFAKSLDEFEMVWKEYRDSEIFLWREEIYALLGDKIAEVDPDGFFEQLNFLEREYSSQGLKLSLALLYEGYAKYYKVIGKSYKHQIYMSKVYSLYKEMGFKNYLKIIEKKNDFLKPFFEKSLNISKFIDSENISKSLKGYFEKANLSINLLEELKAIEEIEDPQNLLNYFAGKIVQNLPVTDVYIFVEDRQIEKKYKFSNTDDILQEDGIFSDPLKIKISDRVDKYLHYEIYVSNPLLSVTQENLYNILDFLEIIEYGFVTSLKTSILKLRSFLDPLTKLYTRYYFIEKLSQMFRRAIKFNEKLSVVMCDLDHFKKINDTYGHLIGDEVLKKIAQILRRNVRMTDVIGRYGGEEFIIFLPYSSSKQAYEIAERIRKKIEKLDEFPFKVTMSFGIASYPETKVNSPDELIHHADDALYKAKETGRNKVVMFNER; this comes from the coding sequence ATGAAAATCGTAAAGTTTTTTAGAAAAACTTATAATGGAGACGAGTTTTTAATTGAAGAAGATGGTAAATTAAAAAGGATTAAAAAGATAAACAAGGAAATAATTAGTAACTTTAGAGATTTTTCAATATTTTTGAATTTAATTTCTTATGTAGATGAGTTTTTAAAGCCTGAAAGATTTTTTGTGGAAGAAGATTTTTATACAGTGGTATTTCCTTATTATGGAGAAAATGAAATAAATATTGAAAAACTTTCTGTAGATTCAAAAGATCTAATTGCTTACAAAATGTTGAATATTGCTCAACAAGTTTTTCATATTCCAAATCTTTCTTTTCCTGTTTTTTCATATGATGATATATTATTGAACGAAAATGATGTAATTATTCAACCTCCTATTTGGTTGAGTAAAAATATTGTTCCCCCAAAAAACTTTAGAACATTTGTAGCACCAGAGTTTGAAAAAGAATTTAAATTTAGCGATAGATCAGTAGTGTATGTATTTGGTAAAGCTCTAGAAGGTTTAGATTTGGAAAACGAATTTTTTAGGTCAATTATTCCAAATATGGTAAAGGAAGAATTAAATGAGAGAACAATACATTTTGTTGCACCATCTCTCTATCAGACTTTTGTAAATGACGAATTTGTTATACCAATAATTGAAAGGCCTGAGTTGTATAAAATACTGGAATTAGTAAATGAAAAGAGTTATAAATTTATTGGAGTTGTTGGAGATCAAAGATTAGGAAAAACCACACTTTTAAATATGTTGCAAGATAGACTTCAAATGGAAGGAAAGATAGTTTTAAGGCCGACTAGTATTACTCAATTGGTTAATCAATTGCTACAAGTTGCTGCAGGAAAAGTAGCTGATGAGATTCTTGAAGAGCTTTTTAACGTGATAAAAAATGGTGGAAAAATAGATGTTATTGTTCCTCTTGTTGGAGAAGTTATGGATAGTATAGGAGAACTGTTTATTTTAGTTGATGATTATCAGGAAAAATTTGATAATTTTAAAGCGTTTTTGAAAGAACTTATATTGCTTAATTTTGTTAATAAACACCAGATTATAGCGTTTTCTACTGAAGAATTTGATGAATTTGAATTTATTATTGAGGTAAATAAATTTTCAAAAGATGATATAAAAAAAATTCTTAAAAAATCCTTTGTTAAAATAAATGGTATAGATATTTTAACTGATTTTTTGTTTAAGATTAGTTCTGGATATCCAGGAATATTGGTTGAAGTACTCAAATTGTTAGTGGGAAAAAGGATATTAGTAAAAAATATTGAAAAAAGAGTTTGGGAATGCGACTTTGATAGGTTATCTTATACTAATATTGACCAAGTATATGATATTAGTCAAAATTTAGATGAAGATTTATTTTTAAAAGCTAAAAATATTGCAATTTTAGGCCAAAAATTTACCGATGAAGAGTTAGAATTGCTTGAAGAAGTGTGCGATATTTCTTTTCAAAATTTAGTTAAATTACTTGAAGGAAAAGGAATTTTATACAGAGAGTATAATGTCTGGAGATTTACTTTAAGGCAATATTGGGAAAAGTTCTATGAGAAAATAGATGATAAGGAACATATGCACAAAAAGTTAATTGAAAAATATTCAAAGATGACGTTTTTTGGTGTTTATCAGAAAATTGCTTGGCATTATAAAATGTTAAATCAAGAAAGTAAAGCTATTATTTATTATATAAAATCTATTCGAAGAGGATTAGAAGAATATTATTCGCCTAATCTGTTACTTTATCTTATAAGTGAAACAGAAAAATTGATCCCAAAGGATAAGATTTTATACACTTTACTTAGATTTAAACTTGAAGTTTATAGAAGGGTATTTAAAGAGGTAGATTTTGAAATACCTGATGAAAATATTTTTGAATATTTAAAAATTTTGAAAATGCAGATAAATTTTCAATATGATGCTTTAAAAAAATACTTTGAAGAAGATAAAGAAAGGTTGAATGGTTATGGTCTTGTAGGAAGTTATTGGAGGAAGTTGTTATACTATCAAACTCTGTATGTGCTTGAAGAATATGAGAAAATAGATTTAGAAGTATTACAGAAAATTTCTGATATTCCATGTACTACTTCCTTTGTTTGTAGCTTAAAAATTGGAGCTTTACTTCTGCTTGGAAATTTTTATTCGCAAAGAAATAGATTACTGTCAGATTTTTACTTTGAAAAGGCTAAAAATATTGCTAAGAAAAATAAAATATATCATCTTCTTTCGATTGTTTATAAAGATCTATCGTTTAATACATCAAATATGATAATTGCGGATAATTTATTGGATAAATCGATTCAATATGCGGAAAAAGCAGGACTTTCAAATATTGCTATTTTGTCGACATTGGATAAAATAAGAATAATGTTGTATATGGGACAAATTGATAAATTTTTTATAGAATTAAATAAAGTTAGAAAAATAGCTAAACTTAGAAATTTGAAACCAGAACTTGCTTCAACTCACAGCCTCGAAGTTTTGTATCACATTTATAATAGGGAATTTGAAGAAGGATATAATGATCTTCAAAATTTTAAAAGGATACTTGATACTGTCAGTATAAGGGGAAGGTACCTTAGAACATTAATAATGCTTTATTTGTTTTCTGAAAGATTTACAGAAGCAAAAAAGATTTATGAAAATGTAAAAGATAAAAGTGTTTTTAGACAATATGGATTTGATTACTTTTTAAAGCTTGCTTTTGCGAAAAGTTTAGATGAATTTGAAATGGTTTGGAAAGAGTATAGGGATTCTGAGATTTTCCTGTGGCGTGAGGAAATTTATGCATTATTAGGTGACAAAATTGCCGAAGTTGATCCGGATGGTTTTTTCGAGCAGCTAAATTTTTTGGAAAGAGAATATTCAAGTCAAGGTTTGAAACTTTCTCTTGCGTTGTTGTATGAAGGATATGCAAAATATTATAAGGTAATTGGTAAAAGTTATAAGCATCAAATATATATGTCAAAAGTTTACTCTTTATACAAAGAAATGGGGTTTAAAAATTATTTAAAAATTATTGAAAAGAAAAATGATTTTTTGAAACCATTTTTTGAAAAATCTTTAAATATTTCTAAATTTATAGATTCCGAAAATATTTCTAAGAGTTTGAAGGGTTACTTTGAAAAAGCAAATCTTTCAATTAATCTTTTAGAAGAATTAAAAGCAATTGAAGAAATAGAAGATCCACAAAATCTATTAAATTATTTTGCAGGGAAAATAGTTCAGAACTTACCAGTTACTGATGTTTATATTTTTGTTGAGGATAGACAAATTGAAAAGAAATACAAATTTTCAAATACAGATGATATCTTACAAGAAGATGGGATTTTCTCAGATCCTTTAAAGATAAAGATTTCTGATAGAGTTGATAAATACTTACATTATGAGATTTATGTTTCAAATCCATTGTTATCTGTTACACAAGAAAATTTATATAACATTCTAGATTTTCTTGAAATTATTGAATATGGTTTTGTAACTTCATTAAAAACTTCAATTTTAAAGTTGAGAAGTTTCCTTGATCCTCTTACAAAATTATATACAAGGTATTATTTTATTGAAAAATTATCACAGATGTTTAGAAGAGCAATTAAGTTTAATGAAAAACTTTCAGTAGTTATGTGTGACTTAGATCATTTTAAAAAGATAAATGATACGTATGGTCATTTGATAGGTGATGAAGTTTTGAAAAAAATTGCTCAAATTTTGAGAAGAAATGTAAGGATGACAGATGTTATTGGAAGATATGGAGGGGAAGAATTCATAATATTTTTACCTTATTCTTCTTCAAAACAAGCGTATGAGATTGCTGAAAGAATAAGAAAAAAAATAGAAAAGTTAGATGAATTTCCTTTTAAAGTAACAATGAGTTTTGGTATAGCAAGTTATCCAGAGACTAAGGTTAACAGCCCTGACGAGTTAATACATCATGCTGATGATGCATTGTATAAAGCTAAAGAAACTGGAAGGAATAAGGTGGTAATGTTTAATGAGAGATAA
- the murB gene encoding UDP-N-acetylmuramate dehydrogenase, translating to MRDKIIEEILKFGNDVYIDEPMKCHVSFRIGGPVSAFVVSPSIEIFIKTFSFLKEIREVKVLGNGTNVLPKDSKMDFFILSTNRLNKIEILEDKIICESGLNLKSLCNITAKNGIAGFENLYGIPGSVGGAVYMNAGAYGSEIADLVLYVEAYDGNKIVRFNVNELKFSYRNSLFREEKDLIILRVAFKKFNDEPDLILEKMREIILKRVEKQPLEFPSAGSVFKRPRKDFYVGSAIEKAGLKGFKIGGAKVSEKHAGFIINYNNATYDDVVNLIKYIKEKIYENYKINLETEIEIW from the coding sequence ATGAGAGATAAGATTATTGAAGAAATTTTAAAATTTGGTAATGATGTTTATATTGATGAACCAATGAAATGCCATGTGAGTTTTCGAATTGGAGGCCCTGTAAGTGCTTTTGTGGTTTCACCTTCCATTGAAATATTTATTAAAACTTTTTCATTTTTAAAGGAAATTAGAGAAGTTAAAGTTTTAGGAAATGGAACTAATGTTTTGCCTAAAGATTCAAAAATGGATTTTTTTATATTATCAACAAATAGATTAAATAAAATTGAAATTTTAGAAGATAAAATTATTTGTGAAAGTGGATTGAATCTTAAGAGTTTGTGTAATATAACTGCAAAAAATGGGATTGCCGGTTTTGAGAATTTATATGGTATTCCTGGCAGCGTTGGTGGAGCTGTTTATATGAATGCAGGTGCTTATGGAAGTGAGATTGCCGATTTGGTATTATACGTAGAAGCTTATGATGGAAATAAAATAGTTCGTTTTAATGTTAATGAATTAAAATTTTCTTATAGGAATAGTTTATTTAGAGAAGAAAAAGATTTAATTATTTTAAGAGTAGCTTTTAAAAAGTTTAATGATGAACCTGATTTAATATTGGAAAAAATGCGTGAGATAATTTTAAAAAGGGTTGAAAAGCAACCATTAGAATTCCCGAGTGCAGGAAGTGTTTTTAAAAGGCCTAGAAAAGATTTTTATGTTGGTAGTGCAATTGAAAAAGCTGGTTTGAAAGGTTTTAAGATTGGTGGTGCAAAAGTTTCGGAAAAACATGCAGGATTTATTATTAATTACAATAATGCTACATATGATGATGTCGTAAATTTAATCAAATACATAAAAGAAAAAATTTATGAAAATTATAAAATCAATTTAGAAACAGAAATAGAAATTTGGTGA